Below is a window of Candidatus Jidaibacter acanthamoeba DNA.
CCTTTATGATAGAAATACTTAAAACCACCCCTCCATATTCCAAGCTATAGCTGAAGTATTTATTGAATTAATGGAAGATAAAGAAAGATATGTAAGGCAAGCAGCCGCAGAGAGTTTAGGTAAGATAGGGCAAGGAAGTGAGAAAGTAATTGATGCACTAC
It encodes the following:
- a CDS encoding HEAT repeat domain-containing protein, with translation MELMEDKERYVRQAAAESLGKIGQGSEKVIDAL